Proteins found in one Vulpes vulpes isolate BD-2025 chromosome 13, VulVul3, whole genome shotgun sequence genomic segment:
- the TRAF3IP3 gene encoding TRAF3-interacting JNK-activating modulator — protein sequence MISPDPRPSPGSARGAESYEAKCERRQETRESRRCRPNVTTCRRVGKALRTQQREQLQSARQREFFRRRDLEVEETGKAQSPRAKERGPSRRPGQPTDLKEPLSWANRISSPRQQVSGTSSEVFPSQCHPPSGPWRDLASQPSQAEDLSLKDHPAKKPPKHHRGTQTKAEAAQPAIKNDASQQTNYGVAVLDKEIIQLSEYLKEALQRELVLKQKMVILQDLLSTLIRASDSSWKGQLNEDKLKGKLRSLENQLYTCTQKYSPWGMKKVLLEMEDQKNSYEQKAKESLQKVLEEKMSAEQQLQSTQRSLALAEQKCEEWRSQYEALKEDWRNLGTQHRELESQLHVLQSKLQGADSRDLQMNQALQLLENEHQELQAKIELLQGDRDSSDTQHLQDQLKRSEEEKLTLMAKVQQLQGLLQNQSLQLQEQEKLLTKKDQALPLWSPKPCHNEVEPEGTGKEKEWDFRDQLQKKTLQLQAKEKECRELHSELDNLSDEYLSCLRKLQHCREELNQSQQPPPRRQYGQWLSMLMIMIAIALAVLLANKDSLMI from the exons ATGATCAGCCCAGACCCCAGGCCTTCCCCTGGCTCGGCCCGGGGGGCTGAGAGCTATGAGGCCAAGTGTGAACGCCGGCAGGAAACCCGTGAGAGCCGCCGTTGCCGCCCCAATGTGACCACTTGCCGCCGGGTGGGGAAGGCACTGAGGACCCAGCAGAGAGAGCAGCTCCAGAGTGCACGACAACGGGAGTTCTTCAGGAGGAGGGACCTGGAGGTGGAGGAGACAGGCAaggcccagagccccagggccaAGGAGCGAGGTCCCTCCAGGAGGCCAGGCCAGCCAACTGACCTCAAGGAACCCTTGTCTTGGGCCAACAGGATCTCTTCCCCCCGGCAGCAG GTGTCAGGGACCAGCTCTGAGGTCTTTCCAAGCCAGTGTCACCCTCCCTCAGGCCCCTGGAGGGATTTGGCCAGCCAGCCCTCCCAGGCTGAGGACCTTTCACTGAAGGATCATCCCGCCAAAAAACCACCCAAACACCACCGTG GCACCCAGACAAAGGCAGAAGCGGCCCAGCCAGCAATTAAGAATGATGCCAGTCAGCAGACCAA TTATGGAGTTGCAGTTCTAGATAAG gaAATCATCCAGCTTTCTGAGTACCTCAAA GAGGCCCTACAGAGGGAGCTGgttctaaaacaaaaaatggtAATTCTCCAAGACCTACTGTCCACTCTGATAAGGGCCTCTGACAGCTCTTGGAAG GGTCAGCTGAATGAAGACAAATTGAAGGGCAAACTGAGATCTTTAGAAAACCAGCTGTACACCTGTACCCAG AAATACTCCCCTTGGGGAATGAAAAAGGTGTTATTGGAGATGGAAGACCAGAAAAACAGCTATGAGCAGAAGGCCAAGGAGTCACTGCAGAAAGTGCTGGAGGAGAAAATGAGTGCAGAGCAGCAATTGCAAAGCACACAG CGGTCCCTGGCTCTGGCCGAGCAGAAGTGTGAAGAGTGGAGGAGCCAGTATGAAGCTCTGAAGGAGGACTGGAGGAACCTGGGGACCCAGCACCGAGAGCTGGAGAGCCAACTCCATGTGCTTCAGTCTAAATTGCAG GGAGCAGACAGTAGAGACCTACAGATGAACCAGGCTCTGCAACTTCTGGAGAATGAGCACCAGGAACTACAGGCCAAGATTGAACTTCTACAGGGGGACAGAGACAGCTCAGATACCCAACACCTACAAG atcaACTGAAGAGGTCAGAGGAGGAGAAACTCACCCTGATGGCCAAAGTACAGCAGCTGCAGG GTCTGCTCCAGAATCAATCCTTACAGCTTCAAGAACAGGAGAAACTCTTAACAAAGAAAG ATCAGGCTTTGCCTCTGTGGAGTCCAAAGCCCTGCCATAATGAAGTGGAACCTGAGGgtacagggaaggagaaagaatgggATTTCAGAGACCAGCTGCAAAAGAAGACTTTGCAGCTCCAGGCCAAGGAAAAGGAG TGCAGAGAACTGCATTCGGAGTTAGACAACCTCAGTGACGAGTATCTCTCCTGCCTACGTAAGCTGCAGCATTGTCGAGAAGAGCTGAACCAGAGCCAACAGCCGCCTCCCAGA AGGCAATATGGCCAATGGCTCTCGATGCTGATGATAATGATTGCTATAGCACTGGCAGTGCTCCTGGCCAACAAGGACAGCCTGATGATCTGA
- the C13H1orf74 gene encoding UPF0739 protein C1orf74 homolog, whose protein sequence is MSLAGPVSAPSPQRLVAAAQQTLGMGKRRCPPQAVCLHLAGEVLAVARGLKPALLYDCSCAGASELQSYLEELRALGFPTQGLHILEIGENSLIVSPERVCQSLEQMLLGTIAFVDVSSSQPHPSICSLDQLQDLKALMAEIITHLQGLQKDLSVAVSCSRLRSSDWNLCTVFGILLGYPVPYTFQLNQGDDNCLALTPLRVFAARISWLRGHPPVLLYSFSVPESSFPALREILNTWEEDLRTRCRAQNDFADLSISSEIVTLPAVAL, encoded by the coding sequence ATGTCACTTGCAGGTCCCGTGTCAGCACCAAGCCCTCAGAGGCTGGTGGCAGCTGCTCAGCAGACCCTGGGCATGGGGAAGAGACGGTGCCCACCCCAAGCCGTCTGCCTTCACCTAGCTGGAGAGGTGCTGGCTGTGGCCCGGGGACTGAAGCCAGCTCTGCTGTATGATTGCAGTTGCGCAGGGGCATCAGAGCTCCAGAGCTATCTGGAGGAGCTGCGGGCCCTGGGCTTCCCCACCCAGGGACTTCACATCCTGGAGATCGGAGAAAACAGCTTGATTGTCAGTCCCGAGCGTGTATGTCAGTCCTTGGAGCAGATGCTGCTTGGTACCATAGCCTTTGTGGATGTTTCCAGCTCCCAGCCTCACCCGTCTATCTGCTCCCTGGACCAGCTTCAGGATTTGAAGGCCCTGATGGCTGAGATCATCACGCATCTGCAAGGGCTGCAGAAGGACCTGTCCGTGGCAGTCTCCTGCAGCCGACTTCGTTCCTCAGACTGGAATCTCTGTACTGTGTTTGGGATCCTCCTGGGCTATCCTGTTCCGTATACCTTTCAACTGAACCAGGGAGATGACAACTGCTTAGCCCTGACCCCACTACGGGTGTTTGCTGCTCGGATCTCATGGCTGCGTGGTCATCCCCCAGTCTTGCTGTATTCCTTTAGTGTCCCAGAGAGCTCGTTCCCAGCCCTGAGAGAGATTCTAAATACTTGGGAGGAAGACCTTAGAACTCGATGTAGGGCTCAGAATGACTTTGCTGACCTGAGCATCTCCTCCGAGATAGTCACGCTCCCAGCAGTGGCTCTCTGA